The following coding sequences are from one Desulfosporosinus orientis DSM 765 window:
- the carB gene encoding carbamoyl-phosphate synthase large subunit: MPLNPAWKKVLVIGSGPIVIGQAAEFDYAGTQACRALREVGFEVVLVNSNPATIMTDVKTADITYIEPLLPEVLERIISKEHPDALLPTLGGQTGLNLAMELERSGLLKQYDVDLIGCDSETIYKAEDRDAFKETMLALGEPVAESVIVTTLQEGETFAELQGFPLIVRPAYTLGGTGGGIVKNSKQLEEVLQKGLQASPIGQCLLERSVSGWKEIEYEVMRDAADNCITICNMENIDPVGIHTGDSIVVAPSQTLSDVEYQMLRASSLKIIRALGVNGGCNVQFALNPASREYVVIEVNPRVSRSSALASKATGYPIAKMAALLSVGFTLPELTNPVTGHTSACFEPALDYVVVKFPRWPFDKFPAADHRLGTQMKATGEVMAMERTLEAALLKATRSLEVGTVGLRIKASGGWTEMEIEDKLSSADHERFFAIPEAFRRDWTILEVQRLTQIDPFYLYKIKELVSLEQRLQNEPLTTELLRLAKVLGFSDLAIAKLTGCSEETVRDMRMDHEIVPVYKTVDTCAAEFASATPYYYSSYEEEDEGKVSSNSKVVVLGSGPIRIGQGIEFDYCSVHALSALQDAGVEAIMINNNPETVSTDFDIADKLYFEPLTVEDVLHVLNKERADGVLVQFGGQTAINLAGRLKQAGVEVLGTPVDAIDMAEDRERFAELLSNLGIPQSEGRSVTSINQAKQIAEELEFPVIVRPSYVIGGRAMQVVENLAQLEDYLNRAIYLSPEHPILVDRYLDGKEVEIDAVSDGETTVIAGIMEHIERAGVHSGDSLAVYPPQSLTRVEIEQIQDFTCRLAEGVGIKGLINIQFVVVRGKVYVLEVNPRASRTVPILSKVTGIPLVNLAVQVSLGKTLKEMGYTHGLAPEVPFVVVKAPVFSFEKLTKVETSLGPEMKSTGEVMGMDTQFGHALAKAFAASRIPLPKDGNILVSVAENDRPEAITLARQLAQLGFGVKGTGDTAKALALCGVNAEVVNESSDALQEAIRKREFSFILSTSSKGSPERTGYLLRRLAAEHGVPCFSSMDTTKAVVRALQEIRSNTSPQVLSLQEYLMM, from the coding sequence ATGCCTCTTAATCCGGCCTGGAAAAAGGTCCTTGTCATTGGGTCGGGGCCGATTGTAATTGGGCAAGCTGCAGAATTTGACTATGCGGGGACTCAAGCCTGCAGAGCGCTGCGTGAAGTAGGATTTGAAGTAGTACTTGTTAACAGTAATCCCGCAACGATTATGACGGATGTTAAAACGGCTGATATTACTTATATTGAGCCCTTGCTGCCTGAGGTGTTAGAACGGATTATCAGCAAGGAGCACCCGGATGCTCTGCTGCCCACATTAGGGGGTCAGACGGGTCTTAATTTGGCCATGGAATTGGAACGCAGCGGACTTTTAAAACAATACGATGTCGATCTCATTGGCTGTGATTCTGAAACCATTTACAAAGCAGAAGACAGGGACGCTTTTAAAGAAACCATGCTTGCTTTGGGAGAACCTGTGGCAGAGAGCGTTATCGTAACTACCTTGCAAGAGGGGGAAACATTTGCAGAACTGCAAGGGTTTCCGCTGATTGTTCGTCCCGCATATACCCTTGGAGGAACGGGTGGAGGGATTGTAAAAAACTCTAAACAATTAGAAGAAGTTTTACAAAAAGGCCTTCAGGCAAGTCCTATCGGACAATGCCTTTTAGAAAGAAGTGTTTCCGGCTGGAAGGAAATCGAATATGAAGTGATGCGAGATGCGGCGGATAATTGCATAACCATATGCAACATGGAAAACATCGATCCCGTAGGTATTCATACTGGGGATAGTATTGTTGTTGCACCTTCGCAGACCTTAAGTGATGTAGAATATCAGATGCTGCGAGCCTCATCATTGAAAATTATTCGTGCCTTGGGAGTAAACGGCGGCTGCAATGTTCAATTTGCTTTGAATCCTGCCAGCCGGGAGTATGTCGTTATTGAAGTTAATCCCAGGGTCAGCCGCTCGAGTGCTCTGGCCTCCAAAGCGACAGGATACCCCATAGCCAAAATGGCAGCTCTTTTGTCTGTAGGCTTTACCCTTCCCGAATTGACAAACCCGGTAACCGGACACACCAGTGCCTGTTTTGAACCTGCCCTGGACTATGTGGTGGTTAAATTCCCCAGATGGCCCTTTGATAAATTCCCCGCGGCAGACCATCGCTTGGGTACACAAATGAAAGCAACGGGAGAAGTCATGGCCATGGAGCGTACCTTAGAAGCGGCACTCCTGAAAGCTACCCGTTCCTTGGAAGTCGGTACAGTAGGTCTTCGGATTAAAGCTTCCGGGGGCTGGACGGAGATGGAGATTGAGGATAAGCTTTCTTCCGCTGATCATGAGCGTTTCTTTGCCATTCCTGAAGCCTTCCGCAGGGATTGGACTATTCTCGAGGTTCAGCGGCTTACTCAAATTGATCCCTTTTATTTGTATAAAATCAAAGAGTTGGTTTCTCTGGAACAGCGGTTGCAAAATGAGCCCCTAACCACCGAATTGTTGCGCTTAGCAAAAGTCTTGGGATTTTCTGATTTAGCAATTGCCAAGCTGACAGGATGTTCGGAAGAAACCGTTCGCGACATGCGCATGGACCATGAAATTGTTCCCGTTTATAAAACTGTTGACACCTGTGCCGCTGAGTTTGCTTCAGCAACCCCTTATTATTACTCCAGTTATGAGGAAGAGGATGAGGGAAAGGTCAGCAGTAACTCGAAAGTAGTCGTCCTAGGTTCAGGGCCTATTCGGATTGGCCAGGGAATTGAATTTGATTATTGCTCTGTACACGCACTTTCGGCCTTGCAGGATGCAGGGGTAGAAGCCATTATGATTAATAATAATCCGGAAACAGTCTCAACCGATTTTGATATTGCTGATAAGTTGTACTTTGAACCGCTGACGGTTGAAGATGTTCTGCATGTCCTGAATAAGGAAAGAGCAGATGGAGTCTTAGTACAATTTGGAGGACAAACGGCCATTAATTTAGCGGGACGTTTAAAACAAGCCGGAGTTGAAGTATTAGGGACTCCTGTGGATGCCATTGATATGGCAGAGGATCGAGAACGTTTTGCCGAGTTGTTAAGCAATCTAGGAATCCCCCAATCGGAAGGACGAAGTGTTACCTCTATAAATCAGGCCAAACAAATTGCCGAAGAACTTGAATTTCCGGTGATTGTCCGCCCATCTTACGTCATTGGAGGGCGGGCTATGCAAGTGGTAGAGAACTTGGCACAACTGGAAGATTATTTGAATAGGGCAATTTATTTATCTCCGGAACATCCGATTCTTGTGGATCGTTATTTAGATGGCAAAGAAGTGGAAATCGATGCTGTCTCCGATGGTGAGACAACAGTAATAGCGGGTATCATGGAACATATAGAGCGGGCGGGAGTCCATTCGGGGGATAGCCTGGCAGTTTATCCGCCCCAGAGTTTAACACGGGTTGAAATTGAACAAATCCAGGATTTCACCTGTCGGCTGGCTGAAGGAGTAGGAATTAAGGGACTCATTAATATTCAATTTGTTGTCGTACGCGGTAAAGTCTATGTTTTGGAGGTTAACCCTCGAGCAAGCCGGACCGTGCCGATTTTATCCAAAGTTACGGGTATTCCTTTAGTTAACTTGGCAGTCCAAGTTTCCCTAGGCAAAACCTTGAAAGAAATGGGTTATACTCATGGACTTGCTCCTGAAGTGCCTTTTGTTGTGGTTAAAGCCCCTGTCTTTTCCTTTGAAAAGTTGACTAAAGTCGAAACATCCTTGGGACCAGAAATGAAGTCCACAGGAGAGGTTATGGGCATGGACACCCAATTTGGCCATGCTTTAGCCAAGGCCTTTGCCGCTTCCAGGATTCCCTTGCCTAAGGACGGGAATATTTTAGTCTCTGTAGCGGAAAATGACCGCCCTGAAGCCATTACTTTGGCGCGGCAACTAGCTCAGTTAGGCTTTGGAGTCAAGGGAACCGGAGATACGGCTAAGGCTTTAGCTTTGTGTGGTGTTAATGCGGAAGTGGTCAATGAATCCAGCGACGCTCTTCAAGAAGCCATTCGGAAACGGGAGTTTTCTTTCATTCTCAGCACTTCCAGCAAAGGGTCCCCGGAGAGAACCGGGTATCTCTTGAGAAGATTGGCTGCTGAACATGGAGTGCCCTGCTTCTCATCTATGGATACTACGAAAGCGGTTGTCCGAGCACTGCAGGAGATTCGAAGCAACACATCCCCACAGGTTCTTTCACTGCAGGAGTATCTCATGATGTAG
- a CDS encoding YitT family protein: MKNKKQSIKFILKKFLFLFLGSALAGIGLEIFLIPNNVIDGGIVGISIMAAYLTQWPVGLFIFVLNIPFFIFGYLQIGKSFAISTVFSVAMLSMWVSVLHPVPGITQDVFLASIFGGVILGSGVGLIIRYGGSLDGTEIIAIVLDKKTVFSVGEIVMFFNLFILSSAGLIFGWDRAMYSLVAYFIAFKVIDITIEGLDESKEVMIISDKDEEISKVLMARLGRGVTLLQGKGGYSGDSKSVLYCVVTRLEIAKLKSMITEIDENAFITISSVHEVMGGRFKKKAIH; this comes from the coding sequence TTGAAAAACAAGAAACAAAGTATTAAATTCATTCTTAAAAAATTTCTTTTTCTATTTTTAGGATCTGCTTTGGCAGGAATAGGCTTAGAAATCTTTTTGATTCCAAACAATGTTATTGACGGAGGCATTGTTGGTATATCAATCATGGCAGCATATCTTACTCAATGGCCCGTAGGATTATTTATATTTGTATTAAACATTCCCTTTTTTATTTTTGGCTACTTGCAAATTGGAAAGTCCTTTGCCATTTCTACAGTATTTTCAGTAGCCATGTTGTCAATGTGGGTCAGTGTCTTACATCCGGTACCAGGAATAACTCAGGATGTATTCTTAGCATCTATTTTTGGTGGTGTCATACTTGGAAGTGGAGTAGGACTGATTATTCGATATGGCGGTTCTTTAGATGGGACAGAAATTATTGCTATTGTCTTAGATAAGAAAACCGTGTTTTCTGTTGGAGAAATTGTTATGTTTTTTAACCTTTTTATACTAAGCAGTGCAGGGCTGATATTTGGCTGGGATAGAGCTATGTATTCTCTTGTCGCTTACTTTATAGCATTTAAAGTAATTGACATTACTATCGAAGGGCTAGACGAATCTAAGGAAGTTATGATTATTTCGGATAAAGACGAGGAAATAAGCAAAGTACTCATGGCCAGATTAGGAAGAGGGGTCACTCTCTTACAAGGTAAAGGCGGGTATAGCGGGGACTCCAAGAGTGTATTATATTGCGTTGTAACACGCTTAGAAATCGCAAAGTTAAAATCTATGATTACTGAGATTGATGAAAACGCTTTTATCACAATTAGCAGTGTCCATGAAGTAATGGGTGGGCGATTTAAAAAGAAGGCAATTCACTAG
- a CDS encoding zinc ribbon domain-containing protein yields MTWSDRMKLAWTTFKREALPLYGWILIFFGAGMVALIAMALGVLEQLRWIFPNIHSFLGTFSSDMPVPGIPPSVGLAPFHFYGSIQSLSQFLPFLKHTAGTLLLILIVCWLAGAAFYTGIFNLTAKAYHDSVGFRDFSFKGLLRTMSWQALLIIIQLIIFAIGISGAVTLRLHAGPLVMIYSVIYALLIIAIALYTLPWIISSGIYLLIHQEQPFSEALHGSWTFFKNHMGALWGYIGTFILIEIALDILTRISQGLAGIATFAVSPFIAILAIVWVLSLEDTYIIYTATDFESLTANTAPSGTQFTDDNKPDPPKIDLQKKNPLPSDPDDNTPFCPSCGSPNTGTAYCPQCGTKLH; encoded by the coding sequence ATGACCTGGTCTGATCGCATGAAATTGGCATGGACAACATTTAAACGTGAAGCCCTGCCCTTGTATGGCTGGATACTCATCTTCTTTGGCGCTGGTATGGTTGCCCTCATTGCCATGGCTTTAGGAGTACTTGAACAGCTGCGCTGGATCTTTCCAAATATCCATAGTTTCTTAGGAACTTTTTCTTCAGATATGCCTGTCCCAGGTATACCTCCCTCAGTGGGTCTAGCCCCCTTTCACTTCTATGGAAGCATACAAAGTCTCTCTCAGTTCTTACCCTTCCTAAAGCATACAGCCGGAACTCTGCTCTTAATCTTGATTGTCTGCTGGCTGGCAGGAGCAGCTTTTTATACTGGCATCTTCAATTTAACGGCAAAGGCTTATCATGACAGTGTAGGCTTTAGAGATTTCAGCTTTAAAGGTTTGCTTCGTACCATGAGCTGGCAAGCATTACTCATCATAATTCAGCTAATTATCTTTGCTATCGGGATAAGCGGAGCTGTCACGTTAAGACTTCATGCAGGTCCCCTCGTCATGATTTACTCAGTTATCTACGCTCTCTTGATTATAGCTATCGCTTTGTATACTTTGCCATGGATTATCTCATCCGGAATTTATCTTTTGATTCACCAAGAGCAACCCTTTAGTGAAGCCCTCCATGGAAGCTGGACGTTTTTTAAAAATCATATGGGAGCCCTTTGGGGATACATAGGCACGTTTATTTTGATAGAAATAGCCCTGGACATTCTGACAAGGATTTCCCAAGGATTAGCGGGAATTGCTACCTTTGCCGTTAGCCCCTTTATAGCTATCTTAGCTATCGTATGGGTCCTATCTCTCGAAGATACTTACATAATATATACTGCGACAGACTTCGAATCGTTGACGGCCAATACTGCCCCCTCCGGAACCCAATTCACGGATGATAACAAGCCTGACCCGCCCAAAATAGATTTACAAAAGAAAAATCCCTTACCTTCTGATCCTGATGATAATACTCCATTTTGTCCCTCCTGCGGATCACCTAATACTGGCACAGCATACTGTCCACAGTGCGGAACAAAACTCCATTAA
- the argF gene encoding ornithine carbamoyltransferase → MKTIDKSLFKGRDFISLHDFSQEELSFILEVAKDLKAEQKAGRPHPILQGKTLGMVFTKSSTRTRVSFEVGMYQLGGHALFLSGRDIQLGRGEPISDTARVLSRMVDGIMIRTFSHQEVLELAEYASIPIINGLTDLLHPCQVLADLMTIQEHKGRLEGLKMAYVGDGNNMAHSLMFGGAKMGLHVVIASPQGYKPDSSIIALAQADAKANGGLIEVVDDPSEAVKGADVLYTDVWASMGQEAETSVRMEAFKGYQINSDSLKLANDAAIVLHCLPAHRGEEITEDVIEGAQSVVFDEAENRLHAQKAVMALVM, encoded by the coding sequence ATGAAAACAATAGATAAGTCATTATTTAAAGGACGAGATTTTATTTCCCTTCACGATTTCAGTCAAGAAGAATTAAGTTTCATTTTAGAGGTTGCTAAAGACCTTAAAGCAGAGCAAAAAGCTGGACGCCCGCATCCGATTCTTCAAGGAAAAACTTTGGGCATGGTATTCACTAAATCATCGACACGGACACGCGTATCCTTTGAAGTCGGTATGTACCAACTTGGGGGGCATGCCCTTTTTCTCAGCGGACGAGATATACAATTAGGCCGAGGAGAGCCTATTTCTGATACAGCACGTGTTCTTTCAAGAATGGTGGACGGCATTATGATTCGAACCTTTAGCCATCAGGAAGTCTTAGAACTGGCTGAATATGCTTCGATTCCAATTATTAATGGTCTTACAGATCTACTGCATCCTTGCCAGGTCTTAGCTGACCTCATGACCATTCAGGAGCATAAAGGCCGCCTAGAGGGACTAAAAATGGCCTACGTTGGAGATGGAAACAACATGGCACATTCTCTGATGTTTGGCGGGGCAAAAATGGGACTGCATGTTGTGATCGCTTCCCCTCAAGGCTACAAACCGGATTCCTCAATCATTGCTTTGGCCCAGGCCGATGCTAAAGCAAATGGAGGCTTAATTGAAGTAGTAGATGACCCCTCAGAGGCTGTAAAAGGCGCCGATGTGCTTTACACGGATGTTTGGGCAAGTATGGGTCAAGAAGCAGAGACCAGCGTGCGAATGGAGGCGTTTAAAGGCTATCAGATCAATTCGGATTCGCTAAAGCTAGCTAATGACGCAGCCATTGTTTTGCACTGTTTACCTGCTCACCGCGGAGAGGAAATCACCGAGGATGTAATTGAAGGGGCTCAGTCCGTTGTTTTTGATGAAGCAGAAAATCGTCTTCACGCCCAAAAAGCTGTTATGGCTTTAGTAATGTAG
- a CDS encoding argininosuccinate synthase has protein sequence MKKVVLAYSGGLDTSIIIPWLKETYGYEVIAMSADLGQGEELAPLQEKAIKSGASKLYIEDLREEFLTDFVFPTLKAGAVYEGSYLLGTSFARPLIARRLVEIAEKEGAVAIAHGATGKGNDQVRFELSVKALNPDLEIIAPWRLWNLKSREDCIDYAQARGIPVPVTKDRPYSMDRNLWHLSHEGGDLENPWNEPKRDLYLLGVSPEDAPDEPTYLELGFEQGAPTSLNGEKIAPVALLETLNQLGGKNGIGIVDMVENRLVGMKSRGVYETPGGTILYMAHQALERLTLDRLTLHYKEQIALKYAELVYDGVWYSPLREALDAFVNVTQKNATGTVRVKLYKGNCTLAGVKSPYSLYNEAFATFGEDGVYDQKDAGGFINLFGLPLKVRALMEKESGLRK, from the coding sequence ATGAAAAAAGTTGTTTTAGCATACTCTGGTGGTTTAGATACCTCCATTATTATTCCCTGGCTTAAAGAAACTTATGGGTATGAAGTTATCGCCATGTCCGCGGACTTGGGACAAGGAGAAGAGCTAGCTCCTCTCCAAGAGAAAGCCATTAAAAGTGGTGCGAGTAAACTTTATATAGAAGACCTTAGAGAGGAATTTCTCACGGATTTTGTGTTTCCAACTCTGAAAGCCGGTGCAGTCTATGAAGGGAGCTACCTTTTAGGAACTTCCTTTGCTCGTCCGTTAATAGCTCGCCGTCTAGTGGAGATTGCCGAAAAGGAAGGCGCAGTTGCCATTGCTCACGGCGCAACGGGTAAAGGAAACGATCAAGTGAGATTTGAACTTAGTGTCAAAGCCCTTAATCCGGATTTGGAAATTATTGCTCCCTGGCGGCTTTGGAATCTAAAGTCTCGAGAAGATTGCATCGATTATGCTCAAGCGAGGGGAATTCCTGTTCCGGTCACTAAGGACCGTCCCTACAGTATGGACCGCAACCTTTGGCATTTAAGCCATGAAGGAGGAGATCTGGAAAATCCATGGAATGAACCCAAACGTGATTTATATTTACTAGGGGTTTCTCCTGAGGATGCACCAGATGAACCCACCTACCTTGAACTTGGTTTTGAACAAGGGGCTCCTACTTCTTTAAATGGGGAAAAAATTGCTCCTGTAGCCTTGTTAGAGACTCTAAATCAACTAGGCGGTAAAAATGGGATTGGAATCGTAGATATGGTTGAAAACCGACTTGTAGGTATGAAATCACGGGGTGTTTACGAAACACCTGGCGGAACCATTCTCTATATGGCTCATCAGGCATTGGAGCGTCTGACCCTTGATCGATTAACCCTTCATTACAAAGAACAAATTGCTTTAAAGTATGCTGAGCTTGTGTATGATGGTGTATGGTACTCTCCTCTTCGTGAAGCATTAGATGCCTTTGTTAATGTCACTCAGAAAAACGCAACAGGTACTGTTCGAGTGAAATTATACAAAGGAAATTGCACTTTAGCAGGTGTAAAATCCCCTTACTCCCTCTATAATGAAGCCTTTGCAACCTTTGGAGAAGACGGCGTGTATGATCAGAAAGATGCCGGAGGATTTATCAACCTCTTTGGGTTGCCACTTAAGGTAAGAGCATTAATGGAGAAAGAGTCAGGGTTGCGAAAATAA
- the argH gene encoding argininosuccinate lyase encodes MKLWGGRFEKSTEGLVEDFHSSIRFDQRLYKQDIQGSIAHAKMLGYVGVISESEVNQLVQGLDEILGDIEAGKVEFEIGAEDIHMNVEKLLTERIGSVGKKLHTGRSRNDQVALDLRLFLKTEIDQTKSLLQNLIQTLLQLSEEHLETWMPGYTHLQKAQPITLAHHLMAYVQMFLRDVGRLKDTRKRLNISPLGSGAMAGTTFPLDRGQVARELELDGVTLNSLDGVSDRDFALEFLAAASILMMHLSRLCEELVIWSSGEFQFISMDDGYSTGSSIMPQKKNPDVAELVRGKTGRVYGDLMALLTVMKGLPLAYNKDMQEDKEQVFDAVDTIKKCLLVVEPMLWTMQVHRDTMASGAKGGFTNATDLADYLAKKGVPFREAHELVGRIVLQCSKKGIGLEDMSLQEYQGLSPIFQEDLFSSIGIEHCVRARKITGGPSPETVAEGIRESRKVLEKLLW; translated from the coding sequence GTGAAGCTTTGGGGCGGACGATTTGAAAAAAGTACCGAAGGGTTGGTAGAGGATTTCCATTCTTCAATTCGTTTTGATCAGCGTCTTTATAAACAAGATATTCAAGGAAGTATTGCCCATGCAAAAATGCTGGGATATGTCGGAGTTATTTCTGAATCAGAAGTCAATCAATTGGTACAAGGATTAGACGAGATTCTTGGAGATATTGAAGCAGGAAAAGTTGAGTTTGAAATTGGTGCCGAAGACATTCATATGAATGTTGAGAAGCTTTTAACGGAGCGGATAGGATCCGTTGGCAAGAAACTACATACCGGACGCAGCCGCAATGATCAGGTAGCATTGGATTTAAGATTATTTTTAAAAACAGAGATCGACCAAACCAAATCCTTATTACAGAACTTAATTCAAACTCTTCTTCAGCTGTCAGAAGAACATCTGGAAACCTGGATGCCTGGATATACCCATTTACAAAAGGCACAGCCAATTACACTAGCTCACCACCTTATGGCTTATGTGCAAATGTTTCTGCGTGATGTTGGTCGACTTAAAGATACGAGAAAACGCTTAAATATATCACCACTAGGGTCGGGAGCTATGGCGGGGACGACTTTTCCCTTGGATCGAGGGCAAGTAGCAAGGGAACTGGAACTTGATGGAGTTACTTTGAATAGTTTGGATGGAGTCAGTGATCGGGATTTTGCTTTAGAATTTTTAGCGGCGGCCTCTATCCTGATGATGCATTTAAGCAGACTATGCGAGGAACTTGTGATTTGGTCAAGTGGGGAATTTCAGTTTATCTCCATGGATGATGGCTATTCCACTGGGTCAAGTATTATGCCTCAAAAGAAAAACCCGGATGTGGCAGAATTAGTACGCGGAAAAACCGGACGTGTTTATGGAGATCTGATGGCTCTTTTAACGGTCATGAAAGGATTGCCTTTAGCCTATAACAAAGACATGCAAGAAGATAAAGAACAAGTCTTTGATGCAGTAGATACCATTAAAAAGTGTTTGTTAGTTGTTGAACCAATGCTTTGGACCATGCAAGTACATCGAGATACCATGGCCTCAGGAGCTAAAGGCGGGTTTACCAATGCCACTGACTTGGCAGATTATCTGGCGAAGAAAGGGGTACCCTTTCGAGAAGCTCATGAGTTGGTGGGACGAATTGTATTACAATGCAGCAAAAAGGGAATTGGACTTGAAGATATGAGCTTACAGGAATATCAGGGGCTCTCTCCTATCTTTCAAGAGGATCTGTTCAGTTCGATAGGGATTGAACACTGCGTGAGAGCTCGTAAGATTACAGGGGGCCCTTCTCCGGAAACTGTTGCAGAGGGAATTCGAGAGAGCCGAAAGGTTTTAGAAAAGCTGCTTTGGTAA